The proteins below come from a single Methyloprofundus sedimenti genomic window:
- the cydB gene encoding cytochrome d ubiquinol oxidase subunit II: MFDYESIRLIWWVFIGIVIIAFALTEGFDFGIGTLLPLLGKTDIERRVIINSVGATWEGNQVWFVLLGGAIFAIWPPVYATLFSGLYVAMLLLLFALFFRPVGFDYRGKIENPVWRNAWDWGLFIGGTVPPLLLGVLVGNLILGLPFHLDADLRSFYEGSFLALLSPFALLCGVIGLLITSLHGALFLKWRTEGVLHQRAQSAVAKIGPVLLVALAAATAWVFIGIDRPEITQMAGTAAPSNPLNKSVLAIGSGWAQHFQTYPWMILAPVLAFSGLALAWLLGKNQSTKGAFLCSCVGIIGLLLTVGFGLFPFLLISSVDPRSSLTLWDASASYSSMLLSFWITVIFLPIVLLYTRWVYKIIWGSITEAKVIKDSHTLY; encoded by the coding sequence ATGTTTGATTATGAATCTATCCGCCTGATCTGGTGGGTGTTTATCGGTATTGTCATTATCGCTTTTGCCTTGACTGAAGGTTTCGATTTTGGCATTGGTACTTTGTTACCATTACTGGGCAAAACCGATATTGAACGGCGCGTAATTATTAACTCTGTCGGTGCAACCTGGGAGGGCAATCAGGTCTGGTTTGTGTTACTCGGCGGTGCTATTTTCGCGATCTGGCCACCCGTTTATGCAACCTTATTTTCCGGGTTATATGTAGCCATGCTGTTGCTGTTGTTTGCATTGTTTTTCAGGCCGGTGGGCTTTGATTACCGTGGCAAGATAGAAAACCCAGTCTGGCGCAATGCCTGGGATTGGGGCTTATTTATAGGTGGCACTGTGCCACCACTTTTGCTTGGCGTGTTAGTCGGCAATTTAATCCTGGGATTACCGTTTCACCTTGATGCGGATTTACGCTCGTTCTACGAGGGTTCATTTCTGGCTTTACTAAGTCCATTTGCCTTGTTGTGCGGAGTGATTGGATTACTGATCACCAGCTTACATGGTGCCCTGTTTCTGAAATGGCGCACCGAAGGCGTGCTGCATCAGCGTGCTCAGAGTGCTGTTGCAAAAATTGGTCCAGTACTTTTAGTTGCGCTGGCAGCTGCAACAGCCTGGGTTTTTATCGGAATTGACCGTCCTGAAATAACGCAGATGGCTGGCACAGCGGCACCGTCTAATCCGCTTAACAAATCTGTGCTTGCCATCGGTTCCGGTTGGGCACAACATTTCCAGACGTATCCATGGATGATATTAGCCCCTGTCTTGGCATTCTCCGGTTTGGCTTTAGCCTGGTTACTAGGTAAAAATCAATCGACTAAAGGTGCTTTTTTATGCAGTTGCGTGGGTATCATCGGTTTGTTATTGACTGTCGGTTTTGGCTTATTTCCCTTTTTGCTGATTTCTTCTGTCGATCCGCGTTCAAGTTTAACCTTATGGGATGCCAGCGCAAGCTACTCTTCGATGCTGTTGTCATTCTGGATTACCGTGATCTTTTTGCCGATTGTGCTTTTGTATACTCGCTGGGTATACAAAATCATCTGGGGCAGTATTACCGAAGCGAAAGTAATAAAAGATTCTCATACACTTTATTGA
- a CDS encoding dienelactone hydrolase family protein, whose translation MQKWVKISIVVLGFAIYMTNTAQAEIRSQVVNYKIGGQAFQGYLSYDNAIKGKRPGVLVVHEWWGHNAYARKRADMLASLGYTAFALDMYGAGKLATHPEDAQKFMQATLADMTVAEARFNAAKQFLQQQATVEANKIVAIGYCFGGGTVLHMARVGTDLAGVVSFHGSLATKTQADKGQVKAKILVFNGADDPFVTTEQIGVFKQEMHKAGADLEFVNYPGVKHSFTNPDADGFGKRFDMPLVYNAAADKDSWARMQVFLRQVFEK comes from the coding sequence ATGCAAAAATGGGTAAAAATAAGCATAGTGGTTTTGGGCTTTGCTATCTATATGACCAACACAGCGCAGGCCGAGATTCGCTCTCAAGTCGTCAACTATAAAATTGGGGGGCAAGCGTTTCAAGGCTACTTGAGCTATGACAATGCGATTAAAGGTAAACGTCCTGGTGTGCTTGTGGTTCATGAATGGTGGGGACATAATGCCTATGCCAGAAAGCGTGCCGATATGTTGGCCAGCCTGGGTTACACAGCCTTTGCCTTAGATATGTATGGGGCTGGTAAGTTGGCAACACATCCTGAAGACGCACAGAAATTCATGCAAGCTACCCTAGCGGATATGACGGTTGCAGAAGCCCGATTTAATGCTGCCAAGCAATTTCTACAACAACAAGCTACGGTCGAAGCTAATAAAATAGTCGCCATTGGCTACTGCTTTGGTGGTGGTACGGTGTTGCACATGGCAAGAGTCGGTACAGATTTGGCCGGTGTAGTTAGTTTTCATGGTTCGTTGGCGACCAAAACGCAGGCTGATAAAGGGCAGGTTAAAGCTAAAATATTGGTCTTCAACGGTGCTGATGATCCTTTTGTGACTACAGAACAGATTGGCGTATTTAAGCAGGAAATGCACAAGGCAGGAGCGGATTTAGAATTTGTGAATTATCCCGGCGTTAAACACAGCTTCACCAATCCAGATGCGGATGGCTTCGGTAAACGTTTTGATATGCCGCTGGTTTATAACGCCGCAGCGGATAAAGATTCTTGGGCGCGGATGCAGGTGTTTTTGAGGCAGGTGTTTGAAAAATGA
- a CDS encoding Lrp/AsnC family transcriptional regulator, producing the protein MKLDRTDKHILNEMQHNARISNLELADKIGLSPSPCSRRVKQLEDAGFIDRHVTLLNPDKLGLKLMAMVQVSMDRHTPERFDNFEAHITTWPEVLECYLITGQMADYLLKVIVQDMDEYQKFLLGKLTRIDGVSGVQSSFVLRKAVDKTVLPL; encoded by the coding sequence ATGAAACTAGATCGTACAGACAAACACATTCTTAATGAAATGCAGCATAATGCCCGTATTTCCAATCTGGAACTGGCTGATAAAATTGGCCTTTCGCCCTCACCCTGCTCAAGGCGTGTTAAACAACTAGAAGACGCCGGCTTTATCGACAGGCATGTCACTTTATTAAATCCAGATAAATTAGGGTTAAAGCTGATGGCAATGGTGCAAGTGAGTATGGATAGGCATACGCCAGAACGATTCGACAATTTTGAAGCGCATATCACAACATGGCCTGAAGTACTGGAATGTTATCTCATTACCGGACAAATGGCGGATTATTTACTTAAAGTGATCGTGCAGGATATGGATGAATATCAGAAATTTCTACTGGGTAAATTAACCCGTATTGATGGTGTAAGCGGTGTACAGTCAAGCTTTGTGCTGCGCAAGGCCGTGGATAAAACAGTGCTGCCTTTGTAG
- the cydX gene encoding cytochrome bd-I oxidase subunit CydX encodes MWYFTWILGVGFASAFAIINAMWLESVCDIDTHGIDESCDSLRK; translated from the coding sequence ATGTGGTATTTCACCTGGATACTCGGCGTCGGTTTTGCATCTGCATTTGCCATTATCAACGCAATGTGGCTGGAGTCAGTTTGCGATATCGATACGCATGGTATCGATGAATCCTGCGATAGTCTGCGTAAATAA
- the leuA gene encoding 2-isopropylmalate synthase, with product MNISPQTSFDYRKYQAFPAFEMAQRQWPDQRITKVPRWCSEDLRDGNQALINPLSVEQKTVFFKLLLSIGFKEIVVGFPSASQADFDFVRLLIEQRLIPDDVTISVLTPAREALIERSFEALRGAKQAIVHLYNSTSKIQRERVFNRTNAEVIDLAVNGAKIMQRCAMEQTETRWCFEYSPESFTATEPEFALAICNAVGEVWQPTVIKPVIFNLPSTVENTTPNVYADRIEWFSQHINNREGVILSVHTHNDRGCAIAAAEMALLAGAQRVEGTLLGNGERTGNADLLVMAMNLYSQGIDPELDFSAMNTIVETVSELNQITLHPRHPYAGDLVFSAFSGSHQDAIKKCLAMTQPDELWNVAYLPINPTDIGRNYQEVVRINSQSGKGGVAYVLERFLGVHLPRWLQSEFSQIVQRSAEKKGGEISPVELVGLYKTRYLDQNNGYRLLSFNIQREQQDILEARLATPTGDISISGVGMGALAAFINALQIYFGRSISIVNYDEHALSTGTDAQAVCYIQLKDNGVLHTGIASHNDIVSASLNAVLRCLSV from the coding sequence ATGAATATTTCTCCACAAACGTCGTTCGATTACCGAAAATATCAGGCTTTTCCCGCTTTTGAAATGGCGCAAAGACAATGGCCTGATCAAAGAATAACAAAAGTCCCGCGCTGGTGTAGTGAAGATTTGCGTGATGGTAATCAGGCCTTAATTAACCCTTTGTCAGTTGAGCAAAAAACAGTATTTTTTAAGTTATTGCTTAGCATCGGCTTTAAAGAAATTGTGGTCGGTTTTCCGTCTGCTTCACAAGCAGATTTTGATTTTGTACGCTTATTGATCGAGCAAAGATTGATACCTGATGACGTAACTATTTCGGTATTAACACCTGCGCGTGAAGCACTGATAGAGCGTAGTTTTGAAGCATTGCGAGGTGCAAAGCAGGCGATTGTGCATTTATACAATTCCACCTCCAAAATTCAGCGCGAACGTGTGTTTAATAGGACCAATGCTGAAGTGATCGACTTGGCCGTTAATGGCGCAAAGATTATGCAACGCTGTGCCATGGAACAAACAGAAACACGCTGGTGTTTTGAATATTCACCCGAAAGTTTCACTGCGACAGAACCTGAATTCGCATTAGCTATCTGTAATGCGGTAGGTGAAGTTTGGCAACCGACTGTTATAAAACCGGTTATTTTTAATCTACCTTCCACAGTCGAAAATACGACGCCTAATGTTTATGCTGATCGTATTGAATGGTTTAGTCAGCATATTAACAACCGGGAGGGCGTGATTTTAAGTGTGCATACCCATAATGATCGCGGTTGCGCAATTGCGGCGGCAGAAATGGCACTATTAGCGGGTGCGCAACGAGTAGAGGGTACTTTGCTAGGTAACGGGGAGCGTACTGGTAATGCGGATTTATTAGTGATGGCCATGAATCTATACAGTCAGGGCATTGATCCTGAATTGGACTTTTCTGCGATGAATACGATCGTTGAAACCGTTAGCGAATTGAATCAAATCACGCTACACCCAAGACATCCGTATGCTGGTGATCTTGTGTTTAGTGCTTTTTCTGGCAGTCATCAAGATGCCATTAAAAAATGCTTAGCTATGACTCAGCCAGATGAGCTTTGGAATGTAGCTTATTTACCGATTAACCCCACTGATATTGGACGCAATTATCAGGAAGTGGTGCGCATTAATAGTCAATCGGGAAAAGGCGGGGTTGCGTATGTATTGGAACGATTTTTAGGTGTGCATTTACCGCGCTGGTTACAAAGTGAATTTAGCCAAATTGTGCAGCGTAGCGCAGAGAAAAAAGGCGGTGAAATTTCGCCAGTGGAATTAGTGGGTTTGTATAAAACTCGTTATCTAGATCAGAATAATGGCTATCGTTTGTTGAGTTTTAATATCCAGCGCGAACAACAGGATATATTAGAGGCTCGGCTTGCTACACCGACAGGTGATATAAGTATTTCTGGAGTGGGAATGGGGGCATTAGCTGCATTTATTAATGCCTTGCAAATTTATTTTGGCAGGAGCATATCCATCGTGAATTATGATGAACATGCCTTATCGACAGGCACAGATGCACAGGCGGTTTGTTATATTCAGTTAAAGGATAATGGCGTTTTGCACACGGGTATTGCCAGTCATAATGATATTGTCAGTGCATCGTTGAATGCCGTGTTAAGGTGTCTTTCAGTATAA
- a CDS encoding cytochrome ubiquinol oxidase subunit I, whose protein sequence is MIGEDIVMLSRMQFGLTALYHFLFVPLTLGMTFILGIMESVYVMTGREVYKDMTKFWGKLFGINFAMGVTTGLTLEFQFGTNWAYYSHYVGDIFGPLLASEGWMAFFLESTFVGLFFFGWDKLSKVQHLTVTWLLALGTSLSALWILIANGWMQHPVGAEFNYETLRMEMTSFPDVFFNPVAQVKFVHTVAAGYVTGSMFVLSISSWYLLNKRDIGFARRSFSIASAFGLASVLSVIVLGDESGYTEGEVQKMKLAAIEAEWKTEPAPASFTLIGLPNQAEQRTDYAIKVPYILGLIATRSISEEVKGLQELRVESVQRIKSGIVAYSELQNLRNGDKTELTRARFDEHKADLGYGLLLKKYTENVTDANAAMIEKAADDTIPSVAPLFWTFRIMVACGFSMLFIFALSFYYCATRVADQKRWLLRMAVWAIPLPWIAAETGWFVAEFGRQPWTISGVLPTHLSVSSVSSEQLWFSIGGFALFYTVLLVIELYLMLKYVRLGPSSLHTGRYYFEQQNTL, encoded by the coding sequence ATGATCGGTGAAGATATCGTCATGCTGTCCCGGATGCAATTCGGTTTGACAGCACTCTATCATTTTTTATTTGTGCCGCTGACTTTGGGTATGACCTTTATTCTCGGTATCATGGAGTCGGTCTATGTCATGACTGGGCGTGAAGTTTATAAGGATATGACCAAATTCTGGGGTAAGTTATTCGGAATTAACTTCGCGATGGGCGTGACGACCGGTTTAACTCTGGAATTTCAGTTCGGTACTAACTGGGCCTATTATTCGCATTATGTTGGTGACATATTCGGGCCGTTACTGGCCAGTGAAGGCTGGATGGCATTTTTCCTGGAATCGACCTTTGTGGGTTTGTTTTTCTTTGGTTGGGATAAATTAAGCAAAGTACAACATTTAACGGTGACCTGGTTACTGGCCTTAGGTACCAGTCTGTCGGCCTTATGGATTTTAATTGCTAATGGCTGGATGCAACATCCGGTTGGCGCTGAATTTAATTATGAAACGCTACGCATGGAAATGACCAGTTTCCCTGATGTGTTTTTTAACCCGGTAGCACAGGTTAAATTTGTACATACCGTAGCGGCCGGGTACGTAACTGGTTCCATGTTTGTATTGAGTATCAGTTCCTGGTATTTGTTAAATAAGCGCGATATTGGTTTTGCGCGTCGTTCTTTTTCCATTGCCTCAGCCTTTGGTTTGGCCTCGGTGCTATCGGTGATTGTTCTGGGTGACGAAAGTGGTTACACCGAAGGTGAAGTTCAGAAAATGAAATTGGCGGCTATCGAAGCTGAATGGAAAACTGAACCAGCCCCTGCCAGTTTTACTTTGATTGGCTTGCCTAATCAGGCAGAGCAACGCACTGATTACGCCATCAAAGTTCCCTATATACTGGGTTTGATCGCGACCCGTTCTATTAGCGAGGAAGTGAAAGGTTTACAGGAATTACGTGTGGAAAGTGTGCAACGTATTAAAAGCGGTATAGTCGCTTACAGCGAATTGCAAAATCTGCGTAATGGTGACAAAACAGAACTCACACGGGCACGCTTTGATGAACATAAAGCAGATTTAGGTTATGGCTTGCTATTGAAAAAATATACCGAAAATGTGACAGATGCCAATGCAGCGATGATCGAAAAAGCAGCTGACGATACTATTCCCAGTGTTGCACCACTATTCTGGACCTTCCGGATTATGGTCGCCTGCGGTTTTAGCATGTTGTTTATTTTTGCACTGTCCTTTTATTATTGCGCAACGCGGGTTGCCGATCAAAAACGCTGGTTGCTGCGTATGGCAGTGTGGGCAATTCCTTTACCCTGGATTGCAGCCGAAACAGGTTGGTTTGTTGCCGAATTTGGTCGCCAGCCCTGGACGATTTCCGGCGTATTGCCCACGCATCTCAGCGTTTCCAGTGTCAGTAGTGAACAACTATGGTTCAGTATCGGTGGTTTTGCGCTGTTTTATACCGTGCTATTAGTGATCGAATTGTATCTGATGCTCAAATATGTGCGCCTTGGGCCAAGCAGTTTGCATACCGGTCGTTATTATTTTGAACAGCAGAACACACTTTAA
- a CDS encoding homocysteine S-methyltransferase family protein, protein MSIYRSNLPQLSGKVCITDGGMETDLIFNRNITLPEFASYDLLRTQAGYEMLYNYYKAYAELAQQYKLGLVLETPTWRANRDWGKKIGDSLASLHEINLQGVKLVEHIKQDFQTEDTPIIISGCIGPRGDGYKAESLMPVSVAQVYHATQIESFAKCNTDMVSAYTLNYVEEAIGITLAAKLYNLPVCISFTVETDGRLPTGEALAQAIKNVDEATQNGPVYYMINCAHPTHFADILSDEQCMKRLKGVRANASSCSHAELDEAEVLDDGNPQELGQQFADIRSHFPHINVIGGCCGTDYRHIEQIVVCCA, encoded by the coding sequence ATGTCAATTTATCGATCAAATTTACCACAGCTATCTGGCAAAGTCTGTATTACTGATGGCGGTATGGAAACAGACTTAATTTTTAATAGAAATATTACCTTACCTGAATTTGCATCATACGATTTATTGCGTACCCAGGCAGGTTATGAAATGCTTTATAACTATTATAAAGCCTATGCTGAATTGGCTCAGCAATATAAATTGGGCCTGGTTCTGGAAACACCTACTTGGCGAGCAAACCGGGACTGGGGAAAGAAAATAGGTGATTCGTTAGCATCACTGCATGAGATTAATTTGCAAGGAGTAAAACTGGTTGAGCATATTAAGCAAGATTTTCAGACTGAAGACACTCCCATTATTATCAGTGGATGCATTGGGCCGAGAGGTGATGGGTACAAAGCAGAATCATTAATGCCAGTGTCCGTGGCACAAGTTTATCATGCAACTCAAATTGAGTCATTTGCGAAATGTAATACTGACATGGTTTCTGCTTACACCTTAAACTATGTTGAAGAAGCTATTGGCATCACGTTGGCTGCAAAGCTATACAATTTGCCTGTATGTATTTCTTTTACTGTTGAAACGGATGGCAGACTACCAACAGGTGAGGCGCTGGCGCAGGCGATTAAAAATGTAGATGAGGCGACGCAAAATGGTCCTGTTTATTACATGATTAATTGCGCACATCCCACACATTTTGCTGATATTTTGAGCGATGAGCAATGCATGAAACGACTTAAAGGGGTTAGGGCTAATGCATCCAGTTGTAGTCATGCCGAATTAGATGAAGCGGAAGTATTGGATGATGGCAACCCGCAAGAATTGGGGCAACAATTTGCTGATATTCGGTCACATTTTCCACATATAAATGTGATAGGTGGGTGTTGCGGAACAGATTATCGACATATAGAACAAATTGTAGTTTGTTGCGCTTGA
- a CDS encoding aspartate carbamoyltransferase: MKKISLILLLTLSTALAHAVETPAPDRLNEVAERGSKVMPFNLDKTLHIFTKTEQGGLQQVLAKDAKDVEQIALIRKHLSEIALHFSQGDFSGPRRIHGDNMPGVKILSQNAEQIHFVYRELERGGEIEYRTKVPKLIDAIHVYFDAQLSDHARHAMPGGHAQHHSQQP, translated from the coding sequence ATGAAAAAAATCAGCTTAATTTTGTTGTTGACGCTAAGTACAGCGTTGGCTCATGCTGTTGAAACGCCTGCACCAGATCGATTGAATGAGGTCGCCGAACGGGGCAGTAAAGTCATGCCGTTTAATCTCGATAAAACGCTGCATATTTTTACTAAAACCGAACAAGGTGGTTTGCAACAAGTGCTTGCCAAGGATGCTAAGGATGTCGAACAAATAGCCCTGATCCGTAAGCATTTGTCCGAGATTGCTCTGCACTTTTCTCAAGGTGACTTTTCCGGACCCAGGCGGATTCATGGTGATAATATGCCTGGAGTCAAGATATTAAGCCAGAATGCAGAACAAATACACTTTGTGTACCGTGAACTTGAGCGAGGCGGTGAAATAGAATATCGCACCAAGGTGCCGAAACTGATTGACGCAATACATGTTTATTTTGATGCGCAGCTTAGTGATCATGCCCGCCATGCGATGCCCGGTGGACATGCTCAGCATCACAGTCAGCAGCCTTAA
- a CDS encoding IS110 family RNA-guided transposase: protein MNIHNLAHLQVAVDIGSHEHYVAIGLSEGGILDEFSITHTPAGFQYFFSRIELQEHLYNRPVDVAMEGYNGWARPLDSQIQSHGYQLYNVNNLKLARFKEIFPAPAKSDLVDTHKMLELFQLQDHLPLAKGVLQAVLPVPDANRRLKRLTRRRRQLINEKVALQNRIQPDLQATCPTLLDMTGSIDNLWFLHFLTCRDDLTKLMRLQTKSLLAIQGVGRKYLNLILDWQKQAEFSNEIEEVGPMIQEDARRLLALMASIKTMDAKIDSQIQKSAYAQHIDSIPGFGLVCSAELAGEIGTLDRFPKQSSFSIYIGMAPLDNQSGGYQGTKSPKHVNTRARKAMMTAVCRHMAYVPESRAYYDKKRSEGKTHNKAVRALGRHISRVIWSMLRHDRDYIELASINEKAA, encoded by the coding sequence ATGAACATTCATAATTTAGCCCATTTACAAGTTGCAGTTGATATCGGTAGTCACGAGCATTATGTGGCTATTGGCCTTTCTGAGGGAGGGATTCTGGACGAATTTTCGATTACGCATACACCAGCAGGGTTTCAGTATTTTTTTAGCCGTATTGAGCTGCAAGAGCATTTATACAACCGACCTGTAGACGTTGCTATGGAAGGTTACAATGGCTGGGCTCGACCATTGGATAGCCAGATTCAGAGCCACGGCTATCAGCTTTACAACGTCAACAACCTCAAGCTCGCCCGGTTTAAAGAGATCTTTCCCGCACCCGCAAAATCTGATTTGGTTGATACTCACAAAATGCTTGAGTTGTTTCAACTTCAGGATCATTTGCCGCTCGCTAAAGGTGTTCTGCAGGCAGTGCTACCGGTACCCGATGCCAATCGTCGGTTAAAGCGTCTGACACGGCGGCGACGTCAGTTGATCAATGAAAAGGTTGCTCTGCAAAACCGTATACAGCCTGACCTGCAAGCCACCTGCCCGACGCTTTTGGATATGACAGGAAGTATTGATAATCTATGGTTTCTGCACTTTCTAACTTGTCGCGATGATTTGACAAAATTAATGCGACTACAAACCAAAAGCCTGCTTGCCATTCAAGGGGTTGGCCGGAAATATCTCAACCTCATTCTTGACTGGCAGAAACAGGCAGAATTTTCTAATGAAATCGAAGAAGTCGGCCCGATGATCCAAGAGGATGCACGCCGCTTGTTAGCCTTGATGGCATCAATTAAAACCATGGATGCAAAAATCGACTCACAGATTCAAAAGTCTGCATATGCTCAGCACATTGATTCGATTCCTGGCTTTGGTTTGGTCTGTAGTGCCGAATTGGCGGGTGAAATCGGTACTTTAGACCGCTTTCCGAAACAGAGTAGCTTTTCAATCTATATCGGCATGGCACCTCTGGACAACCAATCTGGAGGCTACCAAGGAACTAAATCACCTAAACACGTCAATACCCGAGCTCGTAAAGCGATGATGACCGCAGTTTGTCGTCACATGGCTTATGTGCCTGAATCTCGCGCTTACTATGATAAAAAACGTTCCGAAGGAAAGACGCACAACAAAGCCGTTCGGGCATTGGGGCGACATATATCACGAGTCATCTGGTCTATGTTGCGTCATGACAGAGATTACATTGAACTTGCGAGTATCAATGAAAAAGCGGCTTAA
- a CDS encoding phosphate-starvation-inducible protein PsiE, producing the protein MQLQEFNWLHNKVKQLADEVGSLLIEVFHYLALFVIGASIVWSAVIAYVAMIHHGHATIGDILLLFIYLELGAMVGIYFKTNAMPVRCLIFIAITALSRFLIADIQIHHQADKEILLISAAILLLAIATRIMPKPPSDNG; encoded by the coding sequence ATGCAACTTCAAGAATTTAATTGGCTGCACAATAAAGTTAAGCAGCTAGCTGACGAGGTGGGTAGTTTATTAATTGAAGTTTTTCATTATCTTGCCTTGTTTGTGATCGGAGCAAGTATTGTCTGGTCTGCAGTGATCGCTTATGTTGCCATGATTCACCATGGACATGCGACCATCGGTGATATTTTATTATTGTTTATCTATCTTGAACTGGGTGCCATGGTGGGGATTTATTTTAAAACTAACGCCATGCCAGTGCGTTGTTTGATCTTTATTGCGATTACTGCGTTATCCCGGTTTTTGATTGCTGATATTCAGATACATCATCAGGCTGATAAGGAAATTTTATTGATCTCCGCGGCGATTTTGCTCCTGGCAATAGCGACTCGAATTATGCCTAAACCGCCGTCTGATAATGGTTAG
- a CDS encoding HAD family hydrolase has translation MLFMVTAILIYNFYPITAVMIILLALLNDLPILTIAKDNTWLSPTPVRWDMRKVLTIASVLGVLSVAETFLLLIIARNHSHLSIDQLQTIIFLKLAVAGHLTLFVARTRNSFLVGPYPAPILLFAIISTQIIAALIAGFGWFVTPTSWEYIGLIWAYCLFWVFIDDGLKLLVYRHLEYRIQRHSRFLGQLKGSLHS, from the coding sequence ATGCTGTTTATGGTGACAGCGATACTGATTTACAACTTTTATCCTATTACTGCGGTCATGATCATCCTGTTGGCCTTGTTGAATGATTTACCTATTTTAACCATTGCCAAGGATAATACCTGGTTATCACCCACACCTGTACGCTGGGATATGCGCAAGGTATTGACCATTGCAAGCGTGTTGGGTGTCCTGAGTGTTGCGGAAACTTTTTTATTATTGATTATTGCGCGTAATCATTCTCATCTCAGTATTGATCAGTTACAAACCATTATTTTTCTGAAACTTGCTGTTGCTGGTCATCTGACTCTGTTTGTTGCTCGAACACGCAATAGTTTTCTGGTAGGTCCGTATCCTGCACCGATACTCTTATTTGCCATTATTAGCACGCAAATCATCGCGGCACTCATCGCTGGATTCGGCTGGTTTGTGACACCGACTTCCTGGGAATATATCGGGTTAATCTGGGCTTACTGTCTATTTTGGGTTTTTATTGACGATGGCTTGAAATTATTGGTTTACCGACATTTGGAGTATAGAATCCAACGCCATAGTCGCTTTCTTGGACAGCTTAAAGGTTCCTTGCACAGCTAA
- a CDS encoding TetR/AcrR family transcriptional regulator — protein sequence MATKGDATKERLMDIAERHILLNGFAATSIDVLIKEVGITKGGFFYHFDGKNALACALMQRYREQDALIFSSLFKRAEELTDDPLQQMLVFVKLLAEMMDNLEGMHPGCLVASFTYESHQVNAAVRAITADSVKDWRELFKTQIEKINASYTPKAETISEDLADMLSTIIEGGIIVSRALNDPKILVKQLMQYRSYIHLLYSN from the coding sequence ATGGCTACCAAAGGGGATGCAACCAAAGAAAGACTTATGGATATTGCCGAACGGCATATTCTCTTAAACGGCTTTGCTGCCACTTCTATTGATGTCCTTATTAAAGAAGTTGGAATTACTAAAGGGGGATTTTTTTACCATTTCGATGGAAAAAATGCCTTGGCCTGTGCCTTAATGCAACGTTACCGAGAACAGGATGCCCTTATATTCAGTAGCCTGTTCAAGCGCGCAGAAGAACTCACCGACGACCCGTTACAGCAAATGCTGGTATTCGTAAAGCTATTAGCAGAAATGATGGACAATCTGGAAGGCATGCATCCAGGATGCCTTGTCGCTTCCTTTACTTATGAATCACATCAGGTTAACGCAGCAGTACGAGCAATTACAGCAGATAGCGTAAAAGACTGGCGAGAATTATTTAAAACACAAATCGAGAAAATCAACGCCAGCTACACGCCAAAAGCAGAAACCATCAGCGAAGATCTGGCAGATATGCTCTCCACTATCATTGAAGGGGGTATTATCGTTTCCAGAGCCCTTAACGATCCTAAAATTCTGGTTAAACAATTAATGCAATACAGAAGCTATATTCACTTGCTTTACAGCAATTAA
- the cydP gene encoding cytochrome oxidase putative small subunit CydP: MTDTLSEKILPKSSLLRWQIGMALIIKVVLLTGLWFLIFRWQDRPDKPPDIAQHFALPSAPIDSSTGLSSQPKQESQHDR, from the coding sequence ATGACGGATACCTTAAGTGAAAAAATATTACCGAAATCCAGCTTACTACGCTGGCAGATTGGTATGGCCCTGATAATCAAAGTTGTTTTATTAACTGGCTTGTGGTTTCTGATTTTTCGCTGGCAGGATAGGCCAGATAAGCCCCCGGATATTGCTCAACACTTCGCTTTACCGTCTGCACCAATAGATAGCTCTACTGGTCTTTCATCTCAACCAAAACAGGAATCTCAACATGATCGGTGA